The following coding sequences are from one Epinephelus moara isolate mb chromosome 7, YSFRI_EMoa_1.0, whole genome shotgun sequence window:
- the LOC126393447 gene encoding receptor activity-modifying protein 1-like, giving the protein MVFTAYLLALVFIGTGMAAKFVVPPCDSHMFDSGVGYCLSDFNRSMETSGYQDRCPWPTVKRTYNALKVCVDEWASVSWCRGHGFLVDEVFLEVHKMYFKLCGQVHDPPLTTLIMLIAPVLIATLFLPILCVSLTTWDTEMPSTLGL; this is encoded by the exons ATGGTGTTCACTGCATACTTGCTGGCACTTGTCTTCATCGGGACAG GAATGGCTGCAAAATTTGTTGTTCCACCATGTGACAGCCACATGTTTGATAGTGGTGTTGGCTACTGCCTGTCAGACTTCAACAGGAGCATGGAGACGAGTGGTTATCAAGACAGGTGCCCATGGCCTACTGTAAAACG CACCTACAATGCACTGAAGGTTTGCGTGGATGAATGGGCAAGTGTGTCTTGGTGTAGGGGTCACGGATTTCTGGTAGACGAGGTCTTCCTGGAAGTTCATAAGATGTACTTCAAGCTCTGCGGACAGGTCCATGACCCCCCACTCACCACTCTCATTATGTTAATAGCACCTGTTTTAATCGCCACACTCTTCCTGCCGATTCTGTGTGTCAGTCTAACCACCTGGGACACAGAGATGCCCagcactttgggcctctga